The Desulfonatronum sp. SC1 genome has a segment encoding these proteins:
- the bioD gene encoding dethiobiotin synthase, giving the protein MIIFVAGIDTDVGKTVATGRLAAVYAAAGRRVITQKLVQTGCEGIAEDILEHRRAMQYDLLPEDLAGSTCPYVFKFPASPHLAAALEGRRIDTAKLTGATNTLARHYEIVLVEGAGGLCVPLDGQTTLLDLLARQHWPTVLVTTPRLGSINHTLLSLAALRERRIPVAGIVYNLHHPSPPEIVDDTLHIIRDALRTINHRAPVLHMPTAASGTTDERFVSGAEALLAACQP; this is encoded by the coding sequence ATGATTATCTTCGTTGCAGGCATCGACACCGACGTCGGCAAAACGGTCGCGACCGGACGGCTGGCGGCTGTCTACGCGGCCGCGGGGCGGCGCGTCATCACGCAGAAACTTGTGCAGACCGGTTGCGAAGGCATTGCCGAGGACATCCTTGAACATCGCCGCGCCATGCAATACGATCTGCTGCCGGAAGATCTTGCCGGCTCGACCTGCCCCTATGTCTTCAAGTTTCCGGCGTCCCCGCATCTTGCCGCGGCTCTGGAAGGCCGCCGGATCGACACCGCCAAACTGACCGGGGCAACCAACACGTTGGCTAGGCACTACGAGATCGTGCTCGTCGAGGGCGCGGGCGGCCTTTGCGTACCGCTCGACGGGCAAACGACCCTTTTGGATTTGTTGGCCCGGCAGCACTGGCCCACCGTGCTGGTCACGACACCGCGGCTCGGTTCCATCAACCACACCCTGCTCTCGCTCGCCGCGTTGCGTGAGCGGCGCATCCCCGTCGCGGGTATAGTCTACAACCTCCATCACCCCTCCCCGCCGGAGATCGTGGACGATACCCTCCACATCATCCGCGACGCCCTACGCACTATCAACCACCGCGCACCCGTGCTCCACATGCCGACAGCCGCGAGCGGAACCACCGACGAGCGCTTCGTCAGTGGGGCAGAGGCATTGCTCGCAGCCTGCCAGCCGTAA
- a CDS encoding PolC-type DNA polymerase III, whose product MTHPLQSLFSWWPSLPWSRRDEHALLKANREYFAAFSQDKPLTEYEFVVFDTELTGLNERRDEVVSIGAVRIREMRIDLQNCFYTCIQPDQYVPKSSTLIHRITPCQTEEAPKLETVLPEFVSFCGQALLVGHNIGLDIGFMNRALKKHLGGTLHNPCLDTMRLAMLYKESQWENYYDRYNLNVSYTLADLSKEYGLPLFDEHNALQDAMQTAYLFLFFVHKLHGGKIKTLRDLFLAGRSWRWI is encoded by the coding sequence ATGACTCATCCATTGCAAAGCCTTTTCTCCTGGTGGCCTTCGTTGCCCTGGAGTCGCCGGGATGAACATGCCCTGCTCAAGGCCAACCGCGAGTATTTTGCCGCTTTCAGCCAGGACAAGCCCCTGACGGAGTACGAGTTCGTGGTTTTTGACACGGAATTGACCGGCTTGAACGAGCGACGGGACGAGGTCGTGTCCATCGGCGCGGTGCGGATCCGGGAAATGCGCATCGATCTGCAGAACTGCTTTTACACCTGTATTCAGCCGGATCAATACGTTCCCAAAAGCAGCACCCTGATCCACCGGATCACCCCTTGCCAGACCGAAGAGGCTCCCAAGCTGGAGACCGTGCTTCCGGAATTCGTCTCGTTCTGCGGTCAGGCCCTGTTGGTGGGACACAACATCGGGCTGGACATCGGGTTCATGAACCGGGCCTTGAAGAAACATTTGGGCGGGACCCTGCACAACCCCTGCCTGGATACCATGCGGCTGGCCATGCTGTACAAGGAGTCGCAGTGGGAGAACTACTACGATCGCTACAACCTCAACGTTTCCTATACGCTGGCGGACCTGAGCAAGGAATACGGCCTGCCCTTGTTCGACGAGCACAACGCCCTGCAGGACGCCATGCAGACCGCGTACTTGTTCTTGTTCTTCGTTCATAAGCTGCACGGCGGGAAGATCAAGACCCTGCGTGACCTGTTCTTGGCCGGGAGGAGCTGGCGTTGGATATAG
- a CDS encoding 8-amino-7-oxononanoate synthase — MNVSAHHDWQKRLDDLEARGRLRGLADLEPLPGHRVRTADGALLLNLASNDYLGLGCDLSVQEAFLAKMAAEPVGTTGGFTASASRLMSGNHPACTALENLIAQAYGNGRCALVFNSGYHANLGILPSLAQRGDVILADRLAHASLIDGIRLSRAAWQRYRHGDTAHLRALLAAHPPAPGRRTFIVTESIFSMDGDCAPLHELVVIKREHDAILIVDEAHAVGVRGAHGLGLAEEAGLLADVDILVGTFGKALASVGAFAVVEPLVRDLLVNTMRSLIYTTALPPITLEWTRHVFAYALKANDRRRQLAANADLFRRELARITGKPANGSHIVPLVAGADQAAVTLAARLRGEGYLVPPVRPPSVPPGTARLRFSICAGMNPDDLASLVRLAGIIQRENAP, encoded by the coding sequence ATGAACGTATCCGCGCATCACGACTGGCAAAAGCGCCTCGACGACCTCGAAGCCCGCGGTCGCCTACGCGGCCTCGCCGACCTTGAACCGCTCCCCGGGCATCGTGTGCGCACCGCCGACGGCGCACTCCTCCTGAATCTCGCATCCAACGACTACCTCGGCCTGGGATGCGACCTCAGCGTGCAGGAAGCCTTCCTCGCGAAAATGGCCGCGGAGCCCGTCGGCACAACCGGCGGCTTCACCGCCTCGGCCTCGCGTCTCATGAGCGGAAACCACCCCGCCTGCACCGCGCTCGAAAACCTCATCGCGCAAGCCTACGGCAACGGCCGTTGCGCCCTCGTCTTCAATAGCGGCTACCACGCCAACCTCGGCATCCTCCCCTCGCTCGCGCAACGCGGGGACGTCATCCTCGCCGACCGTCTCGCCCACGCCAGCCTCATCGACGGCATCCGCCTCAGCCGCGCCGCCTGGCAACGTTATCGCCACGGCGACACCGCACACCTGCGCGCCCTGCTGGCCGCGCATCCGCCCGCGCCCGGTCGCCGCACCTTTATCGTCACCGAATCCATTTTCAGCATGGACGGCGACTGCGCCCCCCTGCACGAACTCGTCGTCATCAAGCGCGAGCACGATGCCATCCTGATCGTGGACGAAGCGCACGCCGTCGGCGTACGCGGCGCGCACGGGCTTGGCCTCGCCGAGGAAGCGGGTCTCCTGGCCGATGTGGACATCCTTGTAGGCACTTTCGGCAAAGCGCTCGCCTCCGTCGGTGCCTTCGCCGTTGTCGAACCCCTTGTCCGCGACCTGCTCGTCAACACCATGCGTTCGCTAATTTACACCACCGCCTTGCCGCCCATCACCCTCGAATGGACGCGGCATGTTTTCGCGTACGCGCTCAAAGCGAACGACCGCCGCCGCCAGCTGGCCGCAAACGCCGACCTCTTCCGCCGCGAACTCGCCCGCATCACCGGCAAACCCGCGAACGGCTCGCACATCGTTCCGCTTGTCGCGGGCGCCGATCAAGCCGCCGTGACGCTCGCCGCCCGCCTGCGCGGCGAAGGCTACCTCGTGCCCCCCGTCCGGCCTCCCTCAGTGCCGCCGGGCACCGCCCGCCTGCGCTTCTCGATCTGCGCCGGCATGAACCCGGACGATCTCGCCTCGCTCGTCCGTCTCGCCGGAATCATCCAACGGGAGAATGCGCCATGA
- a CDS encoding sodium:solute symporter family protein has protein sequence MSILAWTYIMVFITFGLYLTIAWRCRVQDTKGFYVAGGGVPPLANGLATAADWMSAASFISMAGMISFLGYTGAVYLMGWTGGYVLLALLLAPYLRKFGKFTVPDFVGDRYYSSTARLVALICAIFVSITYVVGQMRGVGIVFSRFLEVDVNTGVFIGMAIVFFYAALGGMKGITWTQVAQYCVLITAFVITAVALSIKVTGNPIPQLGFGSTIAEGQYAGQYLLSALDHIATDLGFREYTSAFGPGNMNMLSVICITMALMVGTAGLPHVIIRFYTVPSVKAARISAGYALLFIAILYTTAPAVAAFARYNIIDSLNEQPYADAPTWFTNWEQTGLVAWVDKNDDGIMQFRAGAPFVGIPRFTGETGPQGQRLVANDPTDNPNELYIDRDIIVLANPEIANLPNWVIALVAAGGLAAALSTASGLLIVISSSVSHDLYYRMINRQATEKQRMLVSRIMIGVAVIIAGYFGINPPGFVAQIVAFAFGLAASSFFPVIIMGIFSKRMNKEGAIAGMTAGIGFTMFYIIQTRFFGVDPWFFGITAEGIGTIGMLLNFAVAQIVSSMTKAPPQEIQDLVESIRSPRGAGAAVDH, from the coding sequence ATGTCGATCTTAGCCTGGACCTATATCATGGTCTTCATAACATTCGGATTGTATTTAACCATTGCCTGGCGCTGCCGCGTGCAGGACACCAAGGGGTTTTACGTTGCCGGCGGCGGGGTGCCGCCCCTGGCCAACGGCCTGGCCACGGCGGCGGACTGGATGAGCGCGGCCTCGTTCATCTCCATGGCCGGGATGATCTCCTTTCTGGGCTATACCGGGGCCGTGTACCTGATGGGCTGGACCGGGGGCTACGTGCTCTTGGCCTTGCTCTTGGCCCCGTATCTGCGCAAATTCGGCAAGTTCACGGTGCCGGACTTCGTGGGCGACCGCTACTACTCCAGCACGGCCCGGCTGGTGGCCCTGATCTGCGCCATCTTCGTCTCCATCACCTACGTTGTCGGCCAGATGCGCGGCGTGGGCATCGTGTTCAGCCGTTTTCTGGAAGTGGACGTGAACACCGGGGTGTTCATCGGGATGGCCATCGTTTTTTTCTACGCGGCCCTGGGCGGAATGAAAGGCATTACCTGGACCCAGGTGGCCCAGTACTGCGTCTTGATCACGGCCTTCGTGATCACCGCCGTGGCCCTTTCCATAAAGGTCACGGGCAATCCCATCCCGCAACTGGGCTTTGGCTCGACCATTGCCGAGGGACAGTATGCCGGACAGTACTTGCTCTCGGCCCTGGACCATATCGCCACGGACCTGGGGTTTCGTGAATACACCTCGGCCTTTGGTCCGGGGAACATGAACATGCTCTCGGTGATCTGCATTACCATGGCCCTGATGGTCGGCACCGCCGGACTGCCCCACGTGATCATCCGCTTCTACACCGTGCCCAGCGTGAAGGCCGCCCGGATCAGCGCGGGCTACGCCCTGCTGTTCATCGCCATCCTGTACACCACTGCTCCGGCAGTGGCCGCCTTTGCCCGGTACAACATCATCGACAGCCTCAACGAGCAGCCGTATGCCGATGCCCCGACCTGGTTCACCAACTGGGAACAGACCGGACTGGTGGCCTGGGTGGATAAGAACGACGACGGGATCATGCAGTTTCGGGCCGGGGCGCCTTTTGTCGGAATCCCTCGGTTCACCGGAGAAACCGGGCCGCAAGGTCAGCGGCTGGTGGCCAACGACCCCACGGACAATCCCAACGAGCTGTACATCGACCGGGACATCATCGTGCTGGCCAACCCGGAAATCGCCAATCTGCCGAACTGGGTCATCGCGCTGGTGGCGGCCGGAGGTCTGGCCGCGGCCTTGTCCACGGCCTCGGGCCTGCTCATCGTCATCTCGTCATCGGTGTCCCATGACCTCTACTACCGGATGATCAACCGCCAGGCCACGGAAAAGCAGCGCATGCTCGTCAGCCGGATCATGATCGGCGTGGCCGTGATCATCGCCGGATACTTCGGCATCAATCCACCAGGGTTCGTGGCCCAGATCGTGGCCTTTGCCTTCGGTCTGGCCGCCTCGTCCTTTTTCCCGGTGATCATCATGGGCATCTTCTCCAAGCGGATGAACAAGGAGGGAGCCATTGCCGGAATGACCGCGGGCATCGGGTTCACCATGTTCTACATCATCCAGACCCGGTTCTTCGGCGTGGATCCCTGGTTCTTCGGGATCACCGCGGAAGGCATCGGGACCATCGGCATGCTCTTGAACTTCGCCGTGGCCCAGATCGTCTCCTCCATGACCAAGGCCCCCCCCCAGGAGATCCAAGACCTCGTGGAATCCATCCGCTCGCCGCGCGGTGCCGGAGCGGCCGTGGATCATTAG
- the bioA gene encoding adenosylmethionine--8-amino-7-oxononanoate transaminase, whose product MNNLADFDRRHIWHPYTSMTAPLPVYYADSAEGVRIRLADGRELIDGMASWWAAIHGYRHPALNAALTAQARRMSHVMFGGLAHQPAADVVERLLALVPEALDCVFLSDAGSVAVEVAMKMAIQYATGTGQPHRRRFLTLRGGYHGDTLHAMSVSDPHNGMHTLFSSALPAQFFAERPPAGFDAPTDEHYIGKLAALLDRHERDIAAVILEPIVQGAGGMHFYAPAYLRFLREQTARRGILLILDEIATGFGRTGRMFAHEHAGIVPDILCVGKALTGGMMTLGATLATRPVAEGISTSADLPFMHGPTFMGNPLACAVAAASLDLLCASPWQTRVERIGKAFREGLEPCRSLPDVADVRVLGAIGVVEMREPVDVAAFQHEFVKRGVWIRPFGRLVYIMPPYCIEPSDLATLTRAIREVVALNPTA is encoded by the coding sequence ATGAACAACCTCGCCGACTTCGACCGCCGCCACATCTGGCACCCCTACACCTCCATGACCGCGCCACTGCCCGTCTACTACGCGGACAGCGCCGAAGGCGTGCGCATCCGCCTGGCCGACGGGCGCGAACTCATCGACGGCATGGCCTCCTGGTGGGCGGCCATCCACGGCTACCGCCATCCCGCGCTCAACGCCGCCCTGACCGCGCAGGCGCGCCGCATGTCGCACGTCATGTTCGGAGGTCTGGCCCACCAACCTGCGGCGGACGTGGTCGAGCGCCTGCTCGCGCTCGTCCCCGAGGCGCTCGACTGCGTCTTCCTCAGCGATGCAGGCTCCGTGGCCGTCGAAGTCGCCATGAAAATGGCCATCCAATACGCGACCGGCACCGGACAACCCCACCGGCGGCGTTTTCTGACGCTGCGCGGCGGCTACCACGGCGACACGCTGCACGCCATGTCCGTCAGCGATCCGCACAACGGCATGCACACCCTCTTCAGCAGTGCGCTCCCCGCCCAGTTCTTCGCCGAACGCCCGCCCGCCGGATTCGACGCGCCGACGGACGAACACTACATCGGAAAACTTGCCGCGCTCCTGGACCGGCACGAGCGCGACATCGCCGCCGTCATCCTCGAACCCATCGTGCAGGGCGCGGGCGGCATGCACTTCTACGCACCCGCCTACCTGCGCTTCCTGCGCGAGCAAACCGCTCGCCGAGGCATCCTGCTGATCCTCGACGAGATCGCCACCGGCTTCGGCCGGACCGGCCGCATGTTCGCGCACGAACATGCCGGCATCGTGCCCGACATCCTCTGCGTCGGCAAAGCGCTCACGGGCGGCATGATGACGCTCGGTGCCACACTGGCGACGCGTCCCGTCGCCGAAGGCATCAGCACTTCGGCGGACCTCCCCTTCATGCACGGCCCCACCTTCATGGGCAACCCGCTCGCCTGCGCCGTCGCCGCCGCCAGTTTGGATCTGCTGTGCGCATCACCCTGGCAAACACGGGTCGAACGTATCGGCAAGGCATTCCGCGAAGGGCTCGAACCTTGCCGCTCCCTCCCGGACGTGGCTGACGTGCGCGTCCTTGGCGCCATCGGCGTCGTGGAAATGCGCGAGCCCGTCGATGTGGCCGCCTTCCAGCACGAGTTCGTCAAACGCGGTGTCTGGATACGCCCCTTCGGACGCCTCGTGTACATAATGCCGCCCTACTGCATCGAACCATCCGACCTCGCCACACTCACCCGGGCCATTCGCGAGGTCGTCGCCCTGAACCCAACCGCATGA
- a CDS encoding CvpA family protein has product MPIADLNTLDILILIILGFTLIRGLFRGFIGEISSVAGLIVGFFLANKYHTMLLPLVESILPDRGTAQLVSYVLVFCTGLVGVLMVAAVLRHILKVILLGWVDRFAGGVIGLLKGGLICVLLVLILTTFLSPKADILASSRMAPQVNRFSAILADLLPREMRREFEEKSQPLRQTWRENVQERLSGDQGGQRP; this is encoded by the coding sequence ATGCCCATAGCCGATTTGAACACCCTGGACATTCTGATCCTGATCATCCTGGGATTCACTCTGATTCGCGGCCTGTTTCGTGGATTCATCGGTGAGATTTCCTCCGTCGCCGGACTGATCGTTGGATTCTTCCTGGCCAACAAGTACCACACCATGCTCCTGCCACTGGTGGAGAGCATTCTGCCGGATCGCGGCACGGCCCAGTTGGTCAGCTACGTCCTGGTCTTCTGCACCGGGTTGGTGGGCGTTCTGATGGTCGCGGCGGTCCTGCGGCACATCTTGAAGGTTATCCTTTTAGGCTGGGTGGATCGCTTCGCCGGAGGCGTGATCGGCCTGTTGAAAGGCGGACTGATCTGCGTTCTTCTGGTCCTGATCCTGACTACATTTCTTTCGCCGAAAGCCGACATCCTGGCCTCCTCCCGGATGGCCCCCCAGGTCAATCGCTTCTCGGCCATTCTAGCGGATCTGCTGCCACGGGAAATGCGTCGCGAATTCGAGGAAAAGAGCCAGCCTTTGCGCCAGACTTGGCGCGAAAACGTCCAAGAACGGCTGTCCGGCGACCAGGGAGGACAGCGGCCATGA
- a CDS encoding DUF294 nucleotidyltransferase-like domain-containing protein, whose amino-acid sequence MFTVKAPQSHSLNPGVVLEFLQQTLPFNELSPGALEELAEDAALDFFPKGTVVLTQGVTDIVHLYLIQKGGVKLYLQDESGEVTLKDFRGEGGVFGALGIIRGAKASMTVEALEDTFCFLLNKQTFLNLVKNDPRLAQYYLKSFSENYIHKSFSELRRQRLTPKGEGSLILFSVPVSDMIKRDVEAAPGTYSVQKAAEYMARHRIGSLLVEDAKGIVRGIITDKDLRSKVVAKGLEYRTPLREIMSSPVRTIPADAVCFDALLAMMTHQIHHLAVEDGGKIVGVVTSHDIMLLQGQSPLYLFREILAQRTFEGVHEVSRQVPQVVRPLIEEGGKADNITRVITVLNDLILDRLLTLLLEQLGPPPLPFCWMLMGSEGRKEQTFRTDQDNALVYADPRDEQEAERAEAYFTKFAAEAIEHLVKCGFPRCLGDIMASNPKWRLPYSAWRANFDRWVSVPEPQEVLHSTIFFDFRPGYGDKALAEKLRDHLTKTLQGKDLFFRHLAQDCFTSRPPLSFFRNFIVERDGEHKNRLDLKARGLVPFWDFARLMALRHGSQETNTLRRLKAVADGGHIPEELYRKAREAYEFLMQLRLVHQLKWLEGGKTPNNFVDPAELSDLEKQTLKGAFSVITSLQNFLKSAFMLNV is encoded by the coding sequence ATGTTCACCGTCAAGGCGCCACAAAGCCATTCGCTCAATCCCGGCGTTGTCCTGGAGTTTCTGCAACAAACCCTGCCGTTCAACGAACTGAGCCCTGGTGCCCTGGAAGAACTGGCCGAGGACGCGGCCTTGGACTTTTTCCCCAAGGGGACCGTGGTCCTGACGCAAGGGGTCACGGATATCGTCCATTTGTACCTCATTCAAAAAGGCGGCGTGAAGCTCTATTTGCAGGACGAGTCCGGAGAGGTGACCCTGAAGGATTTTCGCGGTGAGGGCGGCGTGTTCGGGGCCTTGGGCATCATCCGCGGCGCCAAGGCCAGCATGACCGTGGAGGCGCTGGAGGACACCTTCTGCTTTTTATTGAACAAGCAGACATTCTTGAACTTGGTCAAGAACGATCCTCGTCTGGCGCAGTACTACCTGAAATCCTTTTCCGAAAATTACATCCACAAGTCTTTTTCCGAGCTACGTCGACAACGGTTGACGCCCAAGGGCGAGGGCTCCCTGATCCTGTTCAGCGTCCCTGTTTCGGACATGATCAAGCGCGACGTGGAGGCAGCCCCTGGCACTTATTCCGTGCAAAAGGCCGCCGAATACATGGCCCGGCATCGGATCGGGTCCCTGCTGGTGGAAGACGCCAAGGGCATCGTTCGCGGAATCATCACGGACAAGGATTTGCGGTCCAAGGTGGTGGCCAAGGGGCTGGAATACCGTACCCCGCTTCGGGAGATCATGAGTTCCCCGGTGCGGACCATTCCGGCGGACGCGGTCTGCTTCGACGCTCTGCTGGCCATGATGACTCACCAGATTCACCATCTGGCCGTAGAGGACGGGGGCAAGATCGTCGGCGTGGTCACCAGCCACGACATTATGTTGCTCCAAGGCCAGTCTCCGCTGTACCTGTTCAGGGAAATTCTGGCTCAACGCACCTTCGAGGGCGTGCATGAGGTTTCCAGGCAGGTTCCCCAGGTTGTTCGCCCGCTGATCGAGGAAGGCGGCAAGGCCGACAACATCACCCGGGTGATCACGGTGCTCAACGACCTGATCCTGGATCGCCTGTTGACCCTGCTCCTGGAGCAGCTCGGTCCGCCGCCGCTGCCGTTTTGCTGGATGCTCATGGGCAGCGAGGGCCGCAAGGAGCAGACCTTTCGCACGGACCAGGACAACGCCCTGGTGTACGCCGATCCACGGGACGAGCAGGAAGCAGAGCGGGCTGAAGCGTACTTTACCAAGTTCGCGGCAGAAGCCATCGAGCATCTGGTCAAATGCGGCTTTCCCCGGTGCCTGGGGGATATCATGGCCTCCAATCCCAAGTGGCGTTTGCCGTATTCCGCGTGGCGGGCCAACTTCGACCGCTGGGTCAGCGTTCCCGAGCCCCAGGAAGTGTTGCACTCCACGATCTTTTTCGATTTTCGGCCCGGATACGGCGACAAGGCCTTGGCCGAAAAGCTGCGGGATCATTTGACCAAGACCTTGCAGGGAAAGGATCTGTTTTTTCGCCATCTGGCTCAGGACTGCTTCACTTCCCGCCCGCCACTCTCATTTTTTCGCAACTTCATCGTGGAACGCGACGGGGAGCACAAGAACCGGCTGGATCTCAAGGCCAGAGGCCTTGTTCCCTTCTGGGACTTCGCCAGGTTGATGGCCCTGCGCCACGGCAGCCAGGAGACGAACACCCTGCGCAGGCTTAAAGCCGTGGCCGACGGCGGGCATATCCCCGAGGAGCTCTACCGCAAAGCCCGAGAGGCTTATGAATTTCTGATGCAACTCCGGCTGGTGCATCAACTAAAGTGGTTAGAGGGGGGCAAGACCCCGAACAACTTCGTCGATCCCGCTGAACTGTCCGACCTGGAAAAACAAACCTTGAAAGGCGCGTTTTCGGTGATCACCAGTCTGCAGAACTTCTTGAAGTCGGCCTTCATGCTCAACGTCTAA
- a CDS encoding DUF4212 domain-containing protein yields the protein MKTRMDEYWGKNLRLIAILLGIWAVVGYVFGILLVNPLNNFSLGGFPLGFWFAQQGSIYVFVVLIFVYCYLMNKMDKEYDVQE from the coding sequence ATGAAGACACGAATGGATGAGTACTGGGGGAAGAACTTGCGATTGATCGCCATTCTTCTGGGGATTTGGGCCGTCGTAGGCTATGTGTTCGGGATCCTTCTGGTGAACCCGCTGAACAATTTCAGTCTGGGTGGATTCCCGCTGGGCTTTTGGTTCGCTCAGCAGGGATCTATTTACGTCTTCGTCGTGCTGATTTTCGTCTACTGCTATCTGATGAACAAGATGGACAAGGAATACGACGTACAAGAGTAG
- a CDS encoding pimeloyl-ACP methyl esterase BioG family protein, translating to MNATWLNRASNARLLLFFSGWGMDASAVRHLDPGHRDVLVLYDYREPDAIPHADAIAAYRIIDLVAWSLGCAAANRAAGRHRWCLATALAIAGTLTPEDDQTGIPAHWIDATTANLHKGGWEKFLARMRAPDESRPAMAYTPSPCRDINARAAELETLRHLPPPEAAIFTAAFIATRDRIIRPDAQRRCWAHYGVPTHDIAAPHNPFSRWRTWEELVRETTPSAVAPNKQRIARCFARSGDTYPAAAVQQSAMADTLLDALRTACPVGRYRQVLELGCGTGTLTHRLLNRHRLQTLHLNDITAQCERTAQQARRIAPACDIRSCPGDMEYIPLPGGNDLVISNAVLHWAADPPALLQRLGATLRPGGILATATYGPRNYREIARLTGLTLCYWTLDDWRKALAVRYEILDAAESIRTFHFPRGLDVLRHMRRTGVNALGDAAWTAGRTARLCRDYDRAYNTANGVPLTYHPLIIIARKHPAPHDKTRTGT from the coding sequence ATGAACGCCACTTGGCTGAACCGAGCCAGCAACGCAAGACTGCTGCTCTTCTTCAGCGGCTGGGGCATGGACGCATCCGCCGTCCGCCATCTCGACCCCGGCCACCGCGACGTGCTCGTCCTCTACGACTACCGCGAACCCGACGCCATACCGCATGCTGACGCCATCGCGGCCTACCGGATCATCGATCTAGTCGCCTGGTCTCTCGGTTGCGCGGCCGCCAACCGCGCCGCCGGACGCCACCGCTGGTGCCTTGCCACCGCTCTCGCCATTGCCGGCACCCTCACACCCGAGGACGACCAAACCGGCATCCCCGCCCACTGGATCGACGCCACCACCGCCAACCTTCACAAAGGCGGCTGGGAGAAATTCCTCGCCCGCATGCGCGCCCCGGATGAATCCCGCCCCGCCATGGCGTACACACCCTCGCCGTGCCGCGACATCAACGCGCGTGCCGCCGAACTCGAAACGCTTCGGCACCTTCCCCCGCCCGAAGCCGCCATCTTCACGGCGGCGTTCATCGCCACGCGCGACCGCATCATCCGGCCCGACGCCCAACGCCGCTGCTGGGCGCACTACGGCGTACCAACCCACGACATCGCCGCGCCGCACAATCCCTTCAGCCGCTGGCGCACCTGGGAGGAACTGGTGCGGGAGACCACTCCTTCCGCGGTCGCGCCGAACAAACAACGCATCGCCCGGTGCTTCGCGCGCAGCGGCGACACCTATCCCGCCGCCGCCGTGCAGCAGAGCGCCATGGCCGATACTCTTCTCGACGCCCTGCGGACCGCCTGCCCAGTGGGGCGCTACCGCCAGGTGCTCGAACTCGGCTGCGGCACCGGTACGCTCACGCACCGACTCCTCAACCGCCACCGCCTGCAAACGCTCCACCTCAACGACATCACCGCGCAATGCGAACGTACCGCTCAACAAGCCCGCCGCATCGCCCCCGCCTGCGACATCCGTTCCTGTCCGGGCGACATGGAATATATCCCTCTGCCCGGCGGCAACGACCTCGTCATCTCCAACGCCGTCCTTCACTGGGCGGCCGACCCACCCGCCCTCCTGCAGCGCCTCGGTGCAACCCTGCGCCCCGGCGGCATCCTGGCAACCGCCACCTACGGCCCGCGCAACTACCGCGAAATCGCCCGCCTCACCGGCCTCACGCTATGTTACTGGACGCTCGACGACTGGCGCAAAGCCCTCGCGGTACGCTACGAAATTCTGGACGCCGCCGAGAGCATCCGCACCTTCCACTTCCCCAGGGGCCTCGACGTGCTACGCCACATGCGGCGCACCGGCGTCAACGCCCTCGGCGACGCCGCCTGGACGGCGGGTCGGACCGCCCGCCTTTGCCGCGATTACGACCGCGCCTACAATACCGCCAACGGCGTCCCCCTCACCTACCACCCTCTCATCATCATCGCCCGCAAGCACCCCGCCCCGCATGACAAAACAAGGACCGGCACATGA